A window from Cryptomeria japonica unplaced genomic scaffold, Sugi_1.0 HiC_scaffold_1274, whole genome shotgun sequence encodes these proteins:
- the LOC131027539 gene encoding light-independent protochlorophyllide reductase iron-sulfur ATP-binding protein-like codes for MKIAVYGKGGIGKSTTSCNISIALARRGEKVLQIGCDPKHDSTFTLTGFLIPTIIDTLQSKDYHYEDIWSEDVIHKGYGGVDCVEAGGPPAGAGCGGYVVGETVKLLKELNAFYEYDIILFDVLGDVVCGGFAAPLNYADYCVIITDNGFDALFAANRITASIREKARTHPLRLAGLVGNRTSKRDLINKYVEACPMPVIEVLPLIEDIRVSRVKGKTLFEMVGSEPSLNYVCEYYLDIADQILSQPEGIVPKEIPDRELFSLLSDLYLNPIDEGKHKNNKENLLGFTTI; via the coding sequence atgaaaatAGCAGTTTATGGAAAAGGCGGAATTGGTAAATCAACCACTAGTTGTAATATTTCAATTGCCCTAGCTAGACGTGGTGAAAAAGTGTTACAGATTGGATGTGATCCCAAACATGATAGTACTTTTActctgacaggatttttgataccTACAATTATAGATACTTTGCAGTCCAAAGATTATCATTATGAAGATATTTGGTCCGAAGATGTCATTCATAAAGGTTATGGAGGGGTAGATTGTGTGGAAGCTGGGGGGCCGCCTGCAGGAGCCGGATGCGGGGGATATGTGGTAGGAGAGACTGTGAAATTGTTAAAAGAATTAAATGCATTTTACGaatatgatataatattatttGATGTATTGGGCGACGTGGTTTGTGGAGGTTTTGCTGCTCCGTTGAATTATGCAGATTATTGTGTCATTATTACAGATAATGGATTTGATGCATTATTTGCAGCTAATCGTATTACTGCTTCTATCAGGGAAAAAGCTCGTACACATCCACTGCGATTAGCAGGTTTGGTTGGAAATCGTACATCTAAAAGAGATCTTATCAATAAATATGTAGAAGCCTGTCCAATGCCCGTAATAGAAGTGTTACCTCTTATTGAAGATATTCGAGTTTCGAGAGTCAAGGGCAAAACCTTATTTGAAATGGTTGGATCCGAACCATCACTTAACTATGTATGTGAATATTATTTAGACATAGCGGATCAAATATTGTCCCAACCAGAAGGTATTGTGCCAAAGGAGATTCCAGATCGGGAATTATTCAGTTTGCTCTCTGACCTTTATCTCAATCCTATTGATGAGGGGAAACATAAAAATAATAAGGAAAATTTACTTGGATTTACGACGATTTAA
- the LOC131034483 gene encoding light-independent protochlorophyllide reductase subunit N yields MSVKIDETLTVECETGNYHTFCPISCVSWLYQKIEDSFFLVVGTKTCGYFLQNALGVMIFAEPRYAMAELEEGDISAQLNDYEGLKKLCIRIKKDRDPSVIIWIGTCTTEIIKMDLEGMAPKLEWEIGIPILVARANGLDYAFTQGEDTVLAAMAHRCPEPEFSVRERKETIQNFFISHSRKKEELVEYANHPSLVLFGSLPSNVASQLNLELKRQSIKVSGWLPAQKYTDLPSLGDGVYVCGVNPFLSRTATTLIRREKCQLIEAPFPIGPDGTRAWIEKICPIFGIEPQGLEEREERIWESLKDYLDLVRDKSVFFMGDNLLEVSLARFLIRCGMIVHEIGIPYMDKRYQAAELSLLQDTCMKMRVPIPRIVEKPDNSNQIRRIRELQPDLAITGMAHANPLEARGISTKWSVEFTFAQIHGFANARDVLELVTRPLRRQKNLEDLGPTTLVRK; encoded by the coding sequence ATGTCagtgaaaattgatgaaactctCACTGTCGAATGTGAGACAGGTAATTATCATACTTTTTGTCCAATTAGCTGTGTATCTTGGTTATATCAAAAGATTGAAGATAGTTTCTTTTTAGTTGTGGGTACAAAGACATGCGGTTATTTTCTGCAAAATGCACTTGGAGTAATGATTTTTGCAGAACCTCGCTATGCAATGGCAGAATTGGAAGAAGGAGATATCTCGGCTCAATTGAATGATTATGAAGGATTAAAAAAACTTTGTATTCGAATAAAAAAAGATAGAGACCCCAGCGTGATCATATGGATAGGTACTTGTACTACAGAGATAATCAAAATGGATTTGGAAGGTATGGCACCCAAGCTAGAATGGGAAATTGGAATCCCAATTCTAGTGGCAAGAGCGAATGGACTCGATTATGCTTTTACTCAAGGAGAAGATACTGTGTTAGCTGCGATGGCACATCGTTGTCCAGAACCGGAATTCTCTGTTCGTGAACGAAAAGAAACTATACAAAATTTTTTCATTTCTCATTCTAGAAAAAAAGAGGAATTGGTTGAATATGCAAATCACCCCTCCTTAGTTCTTTTCGGATCTTTGCCGTCCAATGTGGCTTCTCAACTAAATCTAGAATTAAAACGTCAATCCATCAAGGTATCAGGTTGGTTACCTGCTCAAAAATACACCGATCTTCCATCATTGGGTGATGGAGTTTATGTTTGTGGTGTTAACCCATTTTTGAGCCGGACAGCTACAACTTTGATAAGACGCGAAAAATGTCAATTAATTGAAGCTCCTTTTCCTATCGGTCCAGACGGAACGCGTGCTTGGATTGAAAAGATTTGTCCTATATTTGGTATTGAACCCCAAGGTTTGGAGGAAAGGGAGGAACGGATATGGGAAAGTTTAAAGGATTATCTTGATTTGGTACGTGATAAGTCTGTCTTTTTCATGGGAGATAATCTGCTAGAAGTATCTCTAGCAAGATTCTTAATAAGATGTGGAATGATTGTTCATGAAATTGGCATTCCATATATGGATAAACGATATCAAGCTGCTGAATTATCACTTTTACAAGATACATGTATGAAAATGCGCGTACCAATACCACGAATTGTGGAGAAACCAGATAATTCAAATCAAATACGACGTATACGCGAATTACAACCCGATTTAGCTATCACGGGAATGGCTCATGCTAACCCGCTAGAAGCAAGAGGAATTAGTACTAAATGGTCAGTTGAATTTACTTTTGCTCAGATTCATGGGTTTGCCAATGCAAGAGATGTACTTGAATTGGTTACCCGACCTCTACGGCGTCAGAAAAATTTAGAAGACTTGGGTCCAACCACTTTGGTCAGAAAATAA
- the LOC131027533 gene encoding NAD(P)H-quinone oxidoreductase subunit K, chloroplastic-like, producing the protein MEKRSIGMVLTPKFWNNKRRVENYLNLKPAINPIESSLLDQTTSNSVISTTLNDLSNWARLSSLWPLLYGTSCCFIEFASLIGSRFDFDRYGLVPRSSPRQADLLITAGTVTMKMAPSLVRLYEQMPEPKYVIAMGACTITGGMFSTDSYSTVRGVDKLIPVDIYLPGCPPKPEAIIDAIIKLREKIAQEISEDRNEFQQGKRAPGGSLASVYHLTKINDNADQPEEVCIKVFVPREDPRIPSVLRIWKGANFQERESYDMLGIFYESHPCLKRILMPESWIGWPLRKDYIAPDFYEIQDSH; encoded by the exons ATGGAGAAAAGGAGCATTGGAATGGTCTTAACTCCCAAATTTTGGAATAATAAAAGGCGAGTAGAAAATTATCTAAATCTAAAGCCGGCGATAAATCCTATAGAATCATCTTTGCTTGATCAAACAACTTCAAATTCAGTGATTTCCACTACTCTAAACGATCTGTCCAATTGGGCGAGACTCTCTAGTCTATGGCCGCTCCTTTATGGTACTAGTTGTTGTTTTATCGAATTTGCTTCATTAATAGGTTCGCGATTCGACTTTGATCGTTACGGTTTGGTGCCAAGATCCAGTCCTAGGCAAGCCGACTTACTTATAACAGCCGGAACCGTGACCATGAAAATGGCTCCTTCTTTAGTGAGATTATATGAACAAATGCCTGAACCAAAATATGTAATTGCTATGGGAGCCTGTACTATTACAGGAGGAATGTTTAGTACAGATTCTTATAGTACCGTTCGCGGAGTAGATAAGTTAATTCCTGTGGATATCTATTTGCCGGGTTGCCCTCCTAAACCAGAAGCTATTATAGATGCTATAATAAAACTTCGTGAAAAAATAGCTCAAGAAATATCTGAAGATAGAAACGAGTTTCAACAAGGAAAGAG AG CACCAGGGGGTTCCTTAGCTAGTGTATACCATCTTACGAAAATAAACGATAATGCAGATCAACCCGAAGAGGTGTGTATAAAAGTATTTGTCCCAAGGGAAGATCCCAGAATCCCGTCTGTTCTACGTATTTGGAAAGGTGCTAATTTCCAGGAACGGGAATCTTATGATATGTTGGGAATATTTTATGAAAGTCATCCATGTCTAAAACGTATATTGATGCCAGAAAGTTGGATTGGGTGGCCTTTACGCAAAGACTATATTGCACCTGATTTTTATGAAATACAAGATTCTCATtga
- the LOC131040234 gene encoding photosystem II protein D1: MTAILERRESASLWNRFCDWITSTENRLYIGWFGVLMIPTLLTATSVFIIAFIAAPPVDIDGIREPVSGSLLYGNNIISGAIIPTSAAIGLHFYPIWEAASVDEWLYNGGPYELIVLHFLLGVACYMGREWELSFRLGMRPWIAVAYSAPVAAATAVFLIYPIGQGSFSDGMPLGISGTFNFMIVFQAEHNILMHPFHMLGVAGVFGGSLFSAMHGSLVTSSLIRETTENESANAGYKFGQEEETYNIVAAHGYFGRLIFQYASFNNSRSLHFFLAAWPVVGIWFTALGISTMAFNLNGFNFNQSVVDSQGRVINTWADIINRANLGMEVMHERNAHNFPLDLAAVEANSIDG, translated from the coding sequence TTTTAGAAAGACGCGAAAGCGCAAGCCTATGGAATCGTTTTTGCGATTGGATCACTAGCACTGAAAACCGTCTTTACATTGGATGGTTCGGTGTCTTAATGATTCCTACCCTATTGACTGCAACCTCTGTATTCATTATCGCTTTCATTGCAGCTCCTCCAGTAGATATTGATGGTATTCGTGAACCTGTTTCCGGTTCTCTTCTTTATGGAAACAATATTATTTCCGGTGCTATTATTCCTACCTCTGCAGCCATTGGTCTGCATTTCTATCCCATCTGGGAAGCAGCTTCTGTTGATGAATGGCTATACAACGGTGGTCCCTATGAGCTAATCGTTCTACACTTCCTACTTGGTGTAGCTTGCTATATGGGTCGTGAGTGGGAGCTTAGCTTCCGTCTAGGTATGCGTCCTTGGATTGCTGTTGCATATTCAGCTCCAGTAGCAGCAGCTACTGCTGTTTTCTTGATTTACCCTATTGGTCAAGGAAGTTTCTCTGATGGTATGCCTCTAGGAATCTCTGGTACTTTCAATTTCATGATCGTATTCCAGGCTGAACACAATATTCTTATGCATCCATTTCACATGTTAGGTGTAGCTGGCGTATTCGGCGGCTCTCTATTTAGTGCTATGCATGGTTCCTTGGTAACTTCGAGTTTGATCAGGGAAACTACCGAAAATGAGTCTGCTAATGCAGGTTACAAATTTGGTCAGGAAGAAGAAACCTACAATATTGTAGCTGCTCACGGTTATTTCGGCCGATTGATCTTCCAATATGCTAGTTTCAACAACTCCCGTTCTCTACATTTCTTTTTAGCTGCTTGGCCAGTAGTAGGTATCTGGTTTACTGCTTTGGGCATCAGCACTATGGCTTTCAACTTAAATGGATTCAATTTCAACCAATCTGTTGTTGACAGTCAAGGTCGTGTAATTAACACTTGGGCCGATATCATTAATCGTGCTAACCTTGGTATGGAAGTGATGCACGAGCGTAACGCTCACAACTTCCCTCTGGATCTAGCTGCTGTTGAAGCTAATTCTATAGACGGCTAA
- the LOC131027547 gene encoding photosystem II protein D1, whose amino-acid sequence MTAILERRESASLWNRFCDWITSTENRLYIGWFGVLMIPTLLTATSVFIIAFIAAPPVDIDGIREPVSGSLLYGNNIISGAIIPTSAAIGLHFYPIWEAASVDEWLYNGGPYELIVLHFLLGVACYMGREWELSFRLGMRPWIAVAYSAPVAAATAVFLIYPIGQGSFSDGMPLGISGTFNFMIVFQAEHNILMHPFHMLGVAGVFGGSLFSAMHGSLVTSSLIRETTENESANAGYKFGQEEETYNIVAAHGYFGRLIFQYASFNNSRSLHFFLAAWPVVGIWFTALGISTMAFNLNGFNFNQSVVDSQGRVINTWADIINRANLGMEVMHERNAHNFPLDLAAVEANSIDG is encoded by the coding sequence ATGACCGCAATTTTAGAAAGACGCGAAAGCGCAAGCCTATGGAATCGTTTTTGCGATTGGATCACTAGCACTGAAAACCGTCTTTACATTGGATGGTTCGGTGTCTTAATGATTCCTACCCTATTGACTGCAACCTCTGTATTCATTATCGCTTTCATTGCAGCTCCTCCAGTAGATATTGATGGTATTCGTGAACCTGTTTCCGGTTCTCTTCTTTATGGAAACAATATTATTTCCGGTGCTATTATTCCTACCTCTGCAGCCATTGGTCTGCATTTCTATCCCATCTGGGAAGCAGCTTCTGTTGATGAATGGCTATACAACGGTGGTCCCTATGAGCTAATCGTTCTACACTTCCTACTTGGTGTAGCTTGCTATATGGGTCGTGAGTGGGAGCTTAGCTTCCGTCTAGGTATGCGTCCTTGGATTGCTGTTGCATATTCAGCTCCAGTAGCAGCAGCTACTGCTGTTTTCTTGATTTACCCTATTGGTCAAGGAAGTTTCTCTGATGGTATGCCTCTAGGAATCTCTGGTACTTTCAATTTCATGATCGTATTCCAGGCTGAACACAATATTCTTATGCATCCATTTCACATGTTAGGTGTAGCTGGCGTATTCGGCGGCTCTCTATTTAGTGCTATGCATGGTTCCTTGGTAACTTCGAGTTTGATCAGGGAAACTACCGAAAATGAGTCTGCTAATGCAGGTTACAAATTTGGTCAGGAAGAAGAAACCTACAATATTGTAGCTGCTCACGGTTATTTCGGCCGATTGATCTTCCAATATGCTAGTTTCAACAACTCCCGTTCTCTACATTTCTTTTTAGCTGCTTGGCCAGTAGTAGGTATCTGGTTTACTGCTTTGGGCATCAGCACTATGGCTTTCAACTTAAATGGATTCAATTTCAACCAATCTGTTGTTGACAGTCAAGGTCGTGTAATTAACACTTGGGCCGATATCATTAATCGTGCTAACCTTGGTATGGAAGTGATGCACGAGCGTAACGCTCACAACTTCCCTCTGGATCTAGCTGCTGTTGAAGCTAATTCTATAGACGGCTAA